In Uranotaenia lowii strain MFRU-FL chromosome 2, ASM2978415v1, whole genome shotgun sequence, one genomic interval encodes:
- the LOC129740979 gene encoding uncharacterized protein LOC129740979 translates to MQDMQRSVQDLWRSWSRDYVSQLHQRSKWRRPTSDVKQGQLVLLKLDNYPPLQWPLGRVIQTVTGSDGRVRVVVVKTASGEYKRAITEVAVLPIESNEGEGSSASSSNDEVVG, encoded by the exons ATGCAG GACATGCAACGTTCGGTCCAGGATCTTTGGCGCTCTTGGTCGAGGGACTACGTTAGCCAACTACATCAGCGCAGTAAGTGGAGGCGACCAACTTCGGACGTTAAGCAAGGTCAACTGGTGCTTCTAAAGCTCGACAACTACCCTCCGCTTCAATGGCCTCTCGGTCGTGTCATCCAAACCGTCACCGGTTCCGACGGACGAGTACGCGTTGTGGTGGTCAAAACGGCGTCTGGCGAATACAAGCGAGCGATCACGGAGGTCGCAGTTTTACCAATCGAGTCCAACGAAGGCGAGGgttcatcagcatcatcatctaACGACGAGGTGGTCGGTTGA